A window of the Carassius auratus strain Wakin unplaced genomic scaffold, ASM336829v1 scaf_tig00016457, whole genome shotgun sequence genome harbors these coding sequences:
- the LOC113075220 gene encoding zinc finger protein 813, producing MSKSISFRLQVSSIMEIMTKTAIEEICKIVDSDFAFLRQELSRVMGENTVLKDQMLCLGSERHEESTRITKEEARAGSKIYRSICVQTEDGAQPSIKGIFGKEWCSSLWDRRNESREDELAIDVDLYSVSPHEHKEQEQSNLVIIKEECFEVDTYPSYTGKTPLASRGQPTSSVYEPLAHLKSFDSHFESGEFSELSETQNTSSDSSDKHSRKNYIDNAVDQLIAPIEDPLEFDGHSILNQFSVEHNSEFSSEIQEDEEAQEIHEDAATMTEHCQKRVKVQKPPNNFICYDSGKVFLRQNTAKKRLRKHRFPKLKPSEKFRCEVCGRCFHSNTNLTIHYLVHTGERPNKCSFCGKGFSQKGNLQAHERIHRGERPFGCATCGRSFTQKVSLRNHERIHRGERPFTCITCGKGFTQQVTLKQHLVVHDRTGKQVRRKSRKNHRDISHSFM from the exons ATGTCAAAATCAATATCATTTCGGTTGCAAGTAAGCTCCATAATGGAGATAATGACCAAAACGGCTATTGAAGAAATATGCAAAATTGTTGACAGCGATTTTGCGTTTTTACGACAAGAACTGTCTCGGGTCATGGGTGAAAATACGGTTCTTAAAGACCAAATGCTCTGTCTCGGGAGCGAAAGGCATGAAGAAAGCACGCGCATCACAAAGGAAGAAGCGCGCGCTGGCTCAAAAATATATCGTTCTATTTGCGTTCAAACCGAAGATG GAGCGCAGCCCTCCATCAAAGGGATATTTGGAAAGGAGTGGTGTTCCAGTTTGTGGGATCGGAGGAACGAGTCCAGAGAAGACGAGCTGGCGATCGATGTCGACCTGTACAGTGTGTCGCCTCATGAG CACAAAGAACAAGAGCAATCCAACCTGGTCATAATCAAAGAAGAGTGTTTTGAGGTGGACACTTACCCCAGTTATACAG GGAAAACACCGCTAGCTTCAAGAGGACAGCCAACATCTTCTGTATATGAGCCTCTGGCACACTTAAAAAGTTTTGATAGCCACTTTGAGTCTGGTGAATTTTCAGAGCTAtcggaaacacaaaacacatccTCTGATTCATCAGACAAACACTCTAGGAAAAACTATATTGATAATGCTGTCGACCAGTTAATAGCACCAATAGAGGATCCATTGGAATTTGATGGTCACTCTATACTCAACCAATTTTCAGTAGAACATAATAGTGAGTTTTCCTCTGAGATTCAGGAGGATGAAGAAGCACAGGAAATACATGAGGATGCCGCAACCATGACAGAACATTGCCAAAAGAGAGTCAAGGTGCAGAAACCGCCAAACAACTTCATTTGCTACGACAGCGGGAAGGTGTTTCTTCGGCAAAATACTGCCAAAAAGCGTCTCAGAAAACATCGATTTCCAAAGTTGAAACCAAGCGAAAAGTTCCGTTGTGAGGTCTGCGGGAGATGCTTCCATTCCAACACCAATCTCACCATTCACTATTTGGTCCACACAGGGGAACGGcccaataaatgcagtttttgtggAAAAGGCTTCTCCCAGAAAGGAAATTTACAAGCTCATGAACGCATCCACAGAGGAGAAAGACCTTTTGGTTGTGCCACCTGCGGAAGGAGTTTCACCCAGAAAGTTAGCCTGCGTAATCACGAACGTATCCACAGAGGAGAACGACCTTTTACTTGTATAACCTGCGGAAAGGGTTTCACCCAGCAAGTCACCCTCAAACAGCACCTCGTTGTCCATGACAGAACGGGTAAACAAGTCAGGAGGAAATCAAGGAAAAATCACCGTGATATAAGTCATAGCTTTATGTAG
- the LOC113075218 gene encoding zinc-binding protein A33-like: MASKQSHLAEDLSCPICGNILQKPVVLFCRHRFCKLCLESLWNGGGSCECPLCFQPSSMGELIVNTTLENTCEGFLEHCKNDPLACKEHGGTLTLFCLEDLEPTCSTCKSSANHKSHRLYPLNEASHDCKEELKNALKPLQHKLKLFQKAKLTCEQAIDHIKSQAENTERQIREEFEALHQFLRHEEASRLSVLKQEEDQKRQMMNDKIEDLDNDISSLNNTIRIVEQEMRSQDIPFLKNYKDTIKRTWRIPQDPEMITGSLLDVAKHLGSLKFKVWERMMETIRYTPVTLDPNTAASCFLLSEDLTTIQCCSQTFKLPENPERFDIGAEVLGYEGFSSGRHSWDVEVKNNTYWVIGVASASISRKGKHVLTPAEGFWTIRLRNGEYKACTAPWSPLTMTKEPQVVRVVLDMNRSRVTFYDPRERTPLFTFTDIITSRAFPYFCSACKEHPLKVLPAWISIKTD, encoded by the exons ATGGCCTCAAAGCAGTCACATCTCGCAGAAGACCTGTCATGCCCCATCTGTGGAAATATCCTACAAAAGCCCGTAGTGCTGTTTTGCAGACATCGCTTCTGTAAACTCTGTCTGGAGAGCCTGTGGAATGGTGGAGGATCTTGCGAATGCCCCCTTTGCTTTCAGCCATCATCTATGGGGGAGCTCATAGTCAACACCACACTTGAAAATACTTGCGAGGGCTTTCTGGAGCACTGCAAAAATGACCCTCTTGCGTGCAAGGAGCATGGCGGGACCTTGACGCTCTTTTGTTTGGAGGACCTGGAACCCACTTGTAGCACATGCAAATCATCTGCCAACCACAAGAGTCACAGGTTATATCCCTTAAATGAAGCTTCACATGACTGCAAG GAGGAACTCAAAAATGCTTTGAAACCACTTCAGCATAAACTGAAGCTCTTCCAAAAAGCAAAACTCACTTGTGAGCAAGCAATAGACCATATTAAG AGTCAGGCAGAGAACACAGAGAGGCAGATACGAGAGGAGTTTGAGGCACTGCACCAGTTCCTGAGACACGAGGAGGCGTCCAGGCTTTCGGTGCTAAAGCAGGAGGAGGATCAGAAAAGGCAGATGATGAATGATAAGATTGAAGATTTGGACAATGACATCTCTTCACTTAACAACACTATAAGAATTGTTGAACAGGAGATGAGATCTCAGGATATCCCATTCCTCAAG AATTATAAAGACACCATAAAGAG AACCTGGCGTATTCCCCAGGACCCAGAGATGATAACAGGTTCCCTGCTTGATGTAGCCAAACATCTAGGCTCATTAAAGTTTAAAGTCTGGGAAAGAATGATGGAAACCATTCGATATA CTCCAGTGACTCTTGATCCAAACACTGCGGCAAGCTGCTTCCTCCTGTCGGAGGATCTGACTACAATACAGTGCTGCTCTCAGACCTTTAAACTCCCAGAAAACCCTGAGCGCTTCGATATAGGTGCAGAGGTGCTGGGCTACGAGGGCTTCAGCTCTGGGCGACACAGCTGGGACGTGGAGGTCAAAAACAACACTTACTGGGTCATTGGAGTTGCAAGCGCATCCATCAGCCGGAAGGGAAAGCACGTACTGACCCCTGCAGAGGGATTCTGGACCATTAGGCTACGAAACGGAGAGTATAAGGCCTGTACTGCCCCATGGTCCCCGCTCACTATGACTAAGGAGCCGCAGGTGGTGAGAGTCGTATTGGACATGAACAGGTCCAGGGTGACTTTCTACGACCCACGAGAGAGAACGCCTCTGTTCACCTTCACGGACATCATCACTTCGAGAGCATTCCCATACTTCTGCAGCGCCTGTAAGGAGCACCCACTGAAAGTGTTGCCAGCGTGGATCTCTATTAAGACAGACTGA
- the LOC113075221 gene encoding zinc finger protein 1 homolog: MNGTRAPISHPGFTVTNTEAGRRPAIDNVFGKEWCMNYWRHEESHVGEPEDTHLDSPVIIGEPVDLLDEEPDMIMIKEETFEDCSGKNNPEEDESSSSRGPAMTSDERCVAQNSEDFITYTVPSDDQVQSNVHQTPAEEQALDGTISTHEDITTEPTFHSAHDHTNTSEEKRFECVFCRRTFNKLTYLKAHMRTHSGEKPFVCTVCGKRFAQKTYLRIHQRTHSGERPYSCMECGKSFAQKSSLNVHLRSHTGEKPYSCSECGKSYAYKQGFNTHQCFV, from the exons ATGAACGGGACACGAGCTCCGATCAGTCATCCGGGATTTACAG TAACCAATACAGAAGCCGGACGTCGCCCTGCAATTGACAATGTCTTTGGGAAGGAATGGTGCATGAACTACTGGAGACACGAGGAGTCACATGTTGGTGAGCCGGAGGACACACATCTGGACTCTCCAGTCATCATAGGAGAG CCAGTAGATTTGCTGGATGAAGAGCCAGATATGATCATGATTAAGGAGGAGACATTTGAAGACTGCTCTGGGAAAAATAACCCTGAGGAAGATGAAAGTTCCAGTTCGAGAG GACCTGCAATGACCAGTGATGAAAGATGTGTCGCCCAAAACTCTGAAGATTTTATCACATACACGGTACCTTCAGATGACCAAGTCCAATCGAACGTGCACCAGACACCAGCTGAAGAACAAGCTCTTGATGGAACGATCTCTACACATGAGGACATCACAACAGAGCCAACTTTTCATAGTGCACACGACCACACAAATACTTCAGAAGAGAAAAGGTTTGAGTGTGTATTCTGTCGGAGAACCTTCAACAAACTGACCTACCTGAAAGCACACATGCGAACGCACTCCGGAGAAAAACCTTTCGTCTGTACAGTTTGTGGTAAAagatttgctcaaaaaacgtacCTCCGAATACACCAGCGCACTCATTCTGGAGAGAGGCCGTACTCGTGCATggagtgtggaaagagctttgcTCAGAAGAGCTCTCTAAACGTACACCTCCGAAGCCACACCGGAGAAAAGCCATATAGCTGCTCAGAGTGTGGTAAAAGCTACGCGTACAAACAGGGTTTCAATACACACCAGTGCTTCGTTTAA
- the LOC113075223 gene encoding uncharacterized protein LOC113075223 — protein sequence SDLQDFLEPIQCRKLVKTLKQRESIGQVDGTPNETTLTPLSPNESLPERPFIPSFIKSNWLRSFQVPWNRMPTALAQATSTGERARPGPRREFVRIVVAAMQAHCPNPNLAACGEVARNIVCTYPLTFGDISEEGEQLGNGFSCLQRQLKTRVEHVNRDVMEHRIRRPRRPSMKRDGEQDNLMRTKVRCKVDSYGCINWQPSSIPEGESAESLEMKRKVVAEIFQSAGPKAAELPNVDDLMQQTYVYQRHMINSCPPPTISEIEGHWPFLFTERGLCRHFKILTGIDIRSRFNETLFDKSKRILNYFSRQRLKWNGEIQSMLSEIDDANATDNNKIAMSAILLMMKYFKEKDNAVFILADENSTKTSIENEMSLPATPRLIMLGETLLTSSKWFVSIEGRVTHTIDDQLDFAAALSVFFGCFYVFNIEYEESASTTLEFIQRFFVRINPEGTKCTSKSGTSRRTGSAVQRKPQNFNTRVATFMQRLSEFEWKTTS from the exons AATCCATCGGTCAAGTGGATGGAACACCTAACGAGACGACGCTTACTCCGTTATCACCAAACGAGTCCCTTCCTGAACGGCCCTTCATTCCTTCATTCATCAAGTCCAACTGGCTCAGAAGTTTCCAGGTTCCCTGGAACCGCATGCCAACAGCTCTCGCCCAGGCCACGTCCACTGGAGAGAGGGCTCGACCAGGACCGAGGAGGGAGTTTGTTAGGATTGTGGTGGCAGCCATGCAGGCCCACTGTCCAAACCCAAACTTAGCCGCTTGTGGGGAAGTGGCACGAAACATTGTGTGTACATATCCCCTGACTTTCGGAGACATTTCTGAGGAAGGAGAACAACTAGGAAATGGCTTCAGTTGCTTACAAAGACAACTAAAAACTAGGGTAGAACATGTGAATAGAGATGTTATGGAACACAGGATTCGTCGACCTAGAAGACCATCAATGAAAAGAGATGGAGAACAGGATAACTTAATGAGGACAAAAGTCAGATGTAAAGTGGACAGTTACGGATGTATTAATTGGCAGCCATCTTCCATCCCAGAAGGAGAGTCGGCAGAATCTCTTGAAATGAAAAGGAAGGTTGTGGCAGAGATTTTTCAGTCTGCAGGGCCAAAAGCTGCCGAGTTGCCCAATGTAGATGACTTAATGCAGCAGACGTATGTTTACCAGCGTCACATGATCAATTCGTGCCCACCTCCTACCATCAGTGAAATTGAGGGGCATTGGCCATTCCTGTTCACCGAAAGAGGTCTCTGCAGGCACTTCAAAATCCTGACCGGGATTGACATCAGAAGCCGCTTTAATGAAACACTTTTTGATAAATCCAAGAGAATACTGAACTACTTCAGCAGACAGAGACTGAAGTGGAACGGAGAGATCCAGAGCATGCTAAGTGAGATCGACGATGCCAATGCAACAGATAATAACAAGATTGCTATGTCAGCCATCCTGTTAATGATGAAATACTTTAAGGAAAAGGACAACGCTGTGTTCATCTTAGCAGAT GAAAACTCTACCAAGACGTCCATCGAAAATGAAATGAGCTTACCAGCAACGCCCCGGCTCATCATGCTTG gTGAGACATTGCTGACTTCGTCCAAGTGGTTTGTCAGTATTGAGGGCAGAGTAACACACACTATAGACGACCAGCTGGACTTTGCAGCGGCATTGTCGGTTTTCTTTGGGTGCTTCTACGTTTTTAACATAGAGTACGAGGAGTCAGCCAGCACCACCCTGGAGTTCATTCAAAG GTTCTTCGTAAGGATTAATCCTGAGGGGACTAAATGTACCTCAAAATCAGGTACAAGCCGAAGGACGGGTTCAGCTGTCCAAAGGAAACCTCAGAACTTTAATACCCGCGTTGCTACGTTCATGCAGAGGCTTTCAGAATTCGAGTGGAAAACAACAAGTTAA